The genomic window TTTATCCTTGGATGTTTTACATAAACGTGAGGACGGCTATCATGAAGTTGAGATGATTATGACAACTATTGATCTCGCTGATCGCCTTGAATTAACTTTATTAGAGCAAGAGGTAATCAAGATTATCTCCCATAATCGTTTTGTACCGGATGATCAGAGAAATTTGGCTTACCAGGCGGCACTTCTTTTAAAAGAGCGGTTTCAGGTGAAAAAGGGAGTCGCTATTACAATTGAAAAAGCCATCCCGGTCGCTGCAGGGCTTGCTGGAGGGAGCAGTGATGCCGCTGCTGTATTAAGAGGGCTGAATAAGCTATGGGGTCTTGGATTAAGTTTAGATGAACTCGCTATAATTGGAGCGGAAATTGGCTCGGATGTTTCATTTTGTGTTTACGGAGGGACAGCCTTAGCAACTGGAAGAGGGGAAATTATTAAAGAACTCCCTGCGGCACCGACTTGCTGGGTTATACTAGCTAAACCCTTTATCGGCGTGTCTACTGCAGATGTGTATCGGCGACTTCAATTAAGTGGAGTGAATCATCCGAAAACAAAGGAAATGATCCAGGCAATAGAAGCCGGGAGTTATGAACAGGTTTGCGGCCTTGTTGGGAATGTGCTGGAGGACGTTACCTTCAGGCTGCATCCTGAGGTGGCACAAATTAAAGAGCAAATAAAAAGATTTGGTGCCGATGCTGTTTTGATGAGCGGTAGTGGGCCGACTGTATTTGGACTTGTTCGCCATGACTCTAGAATGCAGCGGATCTATAACGGGTTAAGAGGATTTTGCGATCAGGTTTTTGCCGTTAGAATGCTTGGAGAACGACATAAGCTTGATTGAATCCGGATGATGGTGATATATTAACATTATAATATTCGGATTTGGGGGTCCTATGATGAAGTTTCGTCGGAGTGAGCGCTTAATTGATATGACGAATTATTTATTAGAACATCCAAGACAATTGGTTTCTTTAACTTATTTCTCAGAAAGATACAAATCAGCTAAATCCTCCATCAGTGAAGATTTAGCAATCATTAAGGATACATTTGAACAACGGGGAATTGGAACGTTACAGACGGTTCCGGGTGCTGCAGGCGGAGTGAAATTTCAAGTAAAAGTAACGGAAGAGGAAGCAAAATCAACTATTTCCGAGCTTTGTGAAATTATGGCCAGTCCTGATCGATTATTGCCGGGTGGGTATTTATATATGACGGACATAATAGGAAACCCATCTATTGTGAATCGGGTCGGACGGTTATTTGCGTCTGCTTTCGGGGAAACGCAAATTGATGTAGTAATGACGGTAGCTACGAAGGGGATATCTTTAGCTTATGCAACTGCGAATTATTTAAATGTCCCTGTTGTCATCGTTCGAAAAGATAGTAAAGTGACAGAAGGCTCTACAGTCAGCATTAACTATGTATCTGGTTCAACAAAAAGATTATCAACGATGATGCTATCGAAGCGAAGCCTGGCAGAAGGCTCAAGAGTCCTTATTGTCGATGACTTTCTAAGGGGTGGCGGCACTGTAAATGGAATGGTCAGTATGCTTGAGGAATTTAAAGCCCATGTTGCAGGCATAGCTGTTCTAGTAGAAGCAGAAAAGGCTGAGGAACGTCTAGTGGATGAATATTTATCTCTTCTGCGGTTATCAGATATTGATGAAAGAGAA from Bacillus sp. DTU_2020_1000418_1_SI_GHA_SEK_038 includes these protein-coding regions:
- the ispE gene encoding 4-(cytidine 5'-diphospho)-2-C-methyl-D-erythritol kinase — protein: MKILVKAPAKINLSLDVLHKREDGYHEVEMIMTTIDLADRLELTLLEQEVIKIISHNRFVPDDQRNLAYQAALLLKERFQVKKGVAITIEKAIPVAAGLAGGSSDAAAVLRGLNKLWGLGLSLDELAIIGAEIGSDVSFCVYGGTALATGRGEIIKELPAAPTCWVILAKPFIGVSTADVYRRLQLSGVNHPKTKEMIQAIEAGSYEQVCGLVGNVLEDVTFRLHPEVAQIKEQIKRFGADAVLMSGSGPTVFGLVRHDSRMQRIYNGLRGFCDQVFAVRMLGERHKLD
- the purR gene encoding pur operon repressor, encoding MKFRRSERLIDMTNYLLEHPRQLVSLTYFSERYKSAKSSISEDLAIIKDTFEQRGIGTLQTVPGAAGGVKFQVKVTEEEAKSTISELCEIMASPDRLLPGGYLYMTDIIGNPSIVNRVGRLFASAFGETQIDVVMTVATKGISLAYATANYLNVPVVIVRKDSKVTEGSTVSINYVSGSTKRLSTMMLSKRSLAEGSRVLIVDDFLRGGGTVNGMVSMLEEFKAHVAGIAVLVEAEKAEERLVDEYLSLLRLSDIDEREKKINVNEGNYFKNK